Proteins encoded by one window of Salarias fasciatus chromosome 1, fSalaFa1.1, whole genome shotgun sequence:
- the LOC115387038 gene encoding LOW QUALITY PROTEIN: CDKN2A-interacting protein (The sequence of the model RefSeq protein was modified relative to this genomic sequence to represent the inferred CDS: deleted 5 bases in 5 codons; substituted 1 base at 1 genomic stop codon): MLNILATHRTDGERFLCVFHRDAGERSGEDVVSEYLGQNQHLAQWVDTLRGYCESNKQWIARREFILRNMEAFPTIQPGVPSSSLDRLVSLSMVWANHVFLGCRXPQAVMDKIKDMGEGIVVQDVPTRKTTKDLAMAKGTRGASAAVQKGPQYGPSEQESRTSGRSATRTAIQKSGPPPQAPAEHQPFFNRLYKAVAWKLVSAGGFGPNLDHFEILRSCVESCKQTLTCVYVPLKDITGLPAGRTQKEGHVCEIRCQTVYMGTGYGRDESAAKAMASLEALKVFQGRKVTVKICRRRYKLKDVEDLMLLDDQPRNQGFPPALSYPFLRRAGGRRHFITVFWSLNRRLLKNIKLLKAFVTRSGPDC, from the exons atgtTGAACATa CTAGCAACACATCGTACGGACGGAGAGCGCTTTTTG tgtgtttttcacagGGATGCGGgggagaggagcggagaggaCGTAGTTTCAGAGTACCTGGGCCAGAACCAGCATCTGGCCCAGTGGgtggacacgctgcggggctactGTGAAAGCAACAAGCAGTGGATTGCCCGGAGAGAGTTCATCCTGAGAAACATGGAGGCTTTCCCCACCATACAGCCAGGCGTTCCCAGCAGCAGTTTGGACAGGCTGGTGTCTCTGTCCATGGTCTGGGCCAATCACGTGTTTCTGGGTTGCAGGTAAC CACAGGCAGTAATGGACAAGATCAAGGACATGGGTGAAGGGATAGTTGTGCAAGATGTTCCGACTCGCAAAACAACGAAGGATTTAGCCATGGCCAAAGGAACACGGGGAGCCTCAGCAG CGGTGCAAAAAGGGCCACAATATGGGCCCAGCGAGCAGGAGAGTCGAACCTCCGGACGGTCGGCCACCCGAACCGCCATCCAGAAATCAGGTCCTCCTCCGCAGGCTCCAGCGGAA CACCAGCCTTTCTTCAACCGCCTCTACAAGGCCGTGGCGTGGAAGCTGGTGTCGGCCGGGGGCTTCGGT CCAAACCTGGACCACTTTGAAATCCTCCGCAGCTGCGTTGAgtcgtgtaaacagactctGACTTGCGTGTATGTACCA CTGAAAGACATCACGGGTCTCCCTGCCGGCCGCACACAGAAGGAAGGCCACGTGTGTGAAATCCGCTGCCAGACCGTCTACATGGGTACGGGATATGGCCGAGACGAGTCCGCGGCAAAGGCCATGGCTTCCCTA GAAGCCCTGAAGGTCTTCCAGGGGCGTAAAGTGACTGTAAAGATCTGCAGGCGGCGGTAT AAATTGAAGGATGTGGAGGATCTGATGCTGTTGGATGATCAGCCTCGGAATCAGGGCTTTCCTCCTGCACTCAGCTACCCGTTTCTAAGGCGAGCAGGTGGAAGACGGCACTTCATAACCGTTTTTTGGAGCCTCAATAGACGACTTTTAAAGAATATAAAGCTACTGAAAGCCTTTGTGACCAGGTCGGGACCAGACTGTTAG